A section of the Lynx canadensis isolate LIC74 chromosome A1, mLynCan4.pri.v2, whole genome shotgun sequence genome encodes:
- the LOC115515111 gene encoding LOW QUALITY PROTEIN: GTP:AMP phosphotransferase AK3, mitochondrial-like (The sequence of the model RefSeq protein was modified relative to this genomic sequence to represent the inferred CDS: inserted 1 base in 1 codon): protein MNVLLVRVQSPLALRGCVLAALSCTCRPPPRSAWPGAQLAERTRPEFRAQLSVAWSCPAAVGASGRLLRTVIPGAPGSGKHTLALRITKHFRLKKFSSWDLIRENMLRDTEIGVLAKVFMDQGKLIPDDVMTRVTLHQLKNFSQESWLLCGFPRTLRQAEALDRVYQIHLVLNLNVPSEVIQQRLSARWIHPGSGRVYNLEFKPPKVVGVDDLTGEPFVQREDDRPETLAKRLKVYEDXTKPVLEYYRKKGVLETFSGTETNEIWPCMHALLQTKVPQIDPKASVIP, encoded by the exons ATGAACGTGCTCTTGGTCAGAGTGCAGTCCCCGCTTGCACTGCGGGGTTGCGTCCTTGCTGCACTGAGCTGCACCTGCCGCCCACCGCCCCGGAGCGCGTGGCCGGGCGCGCAGCTTGCAGAGCGCACGCGGCCCGAGTTCCGGGCCCAACTGTCTGTAGCCTGGTCTTGCCCAGCAGCCGTGGGGGCGTCGGGGCGGCTCCTGCGCACGGTGATCCCCGGCGCCCCTGGCTCCGGCAAGCACACCCTGGCTTTGCGCATCACCAAACACTTCCGGCTGAAAAAGTTCTCCAGCTGGGACCTGATCCGAGAAAACATGCTGAGGGACACAGAGATCGGTGTGCTAGCCAAGGTTTTCATGGACCAGGGGAAGCTCATCCCGGACGACGTCATGACCCGGGTGACCCTTCACCAGCTGAAAAATTTCAGCCAGGAGAGCTGGCTGTTGTGTGGTTTCCCCAGAACACTACGACAAGCTGAGGCCCTGGATAGAGTTTATCAGATACACCTGGTGTTGAACCTGAACGTGCCCTCTGAGGTCATCCAGCAACGCCTCTCTGCTCGCTGGATTCATCCAGGCAGTGGGCGCGTCTACAACCTCGAATTCAAACCTCCCAAAGTGGTTGGCGTGGACGATCTGACCGGCGAGCCTTTCGTTCAGCGTGAGGATGATAGACCAGAGACGCtcgccaaa aggctgaaGGTTTACGAAG CAACCAAACCTGTCCTGGAATATTACCGGAAGAAGGGAGTGTTGGAAACATTCTCCGGAACAGAGACCAACGAGATCTGGCCCTGTATGCATGCTCTCCTGCAAACAAAAGTTCCACAAATAGACCCGAAAGCATCGGTTATTCCATGA